A single region of the Pseudomonas sp. PDM14 genome encodes:
- a CDS encoding fatty acid--CoA ligase → MLQTRVIPPAENANQAPLLIKRLLLSGSRYEKTREIVYRDKLRYSYATFNERVARLANVLTEAGVQAGDTVAVMDWDSHRYLECMFAIPMIGAVLHTINIRLSADQILYTMNHAEDRFVLVNSEFVPLYNAVEAQLTTVKKTLLLTDGEEKTAALPNLVGEYESLLAAASPKYDFPDFDENSVATTFYTTGTTGNPKGVYFTHRQLVLHTLAEASVLGSLDSVRLLGTNDVYMPITPMFHVHAWGIPYVATMLGIKQVYPGRYDPELLVELWKKEKVTFSHCVPTILQMVLNAKAGQGVDFNGWKVIIGGSALNRALYETSKARGIQLTAAYGMSETCPLISCAHINDEMVAGSEDERITYRIKAGVPVPMVEAALMGPDGSLLPADGETQGELVLRAPWLTMGYFNEPQKSAELWEHGWLHTGDVATLDDFGFIDIRDRIKDVIKTGGEWLSSLELEDLISRHPAVREVAVVGIADPQWGERPFALLVLRDGQQLDAKGLKEHLKPFVEQGHINKWAIPSQIAVVTDIPKTSVGKLDKKRIRLDIVQWQAAGSEFLSTL, encoded by the coding sequence ATGCTGCAGACCCGTGTCATTCCGCCGGCTGAAAACGCCAACCAGGCTCCGCTTCTGATCAAGCGCCTGCTGCTCTCCGGCAGCCGCTACGAGAAGACCCGCGAGATCGTCTACCGCGACAAGCTGCGTTACAGCTACGCCACCTTCAACGAGCGCGTGGCGCGCCTGGCCAACGTGCTGACCGAGGCCGGTGTGCAGGCAGGTGACACCGTGGCGGTGATGGACTGGGACAGCCACCGTTACCTGGAGTGCATGTTCGCCATCCCGATGATTGGCGCGGTGCTGCACACCATCAACATTCGCCTCTCGGCCGACCAGATTCTCTACACCATGAACCACGCTGAGGACCGCTTCGTGCTGGTCAACAGTGAGTTCGTGCCACTGTACAACGCCGTCGAGGCGCAGCTGACCACCGTCAAGAAGACCCTGCTGCTGACCGATGGCGAGGAGAAGACCGCCGCGCTGCCGAACCTGGTCGGCGAGTACGAGAGCCTGCTGGCTGCCGCCAGCCCGAAGTATGACTTCCCGGACTTCGACGAGAACTCCGTCGCCACCACCTTCTATACCACCGGTACCACCGGTAACCCCAAGGGTGTGTACTTCACCCATCGCCAGCTGGTGCTGCACACCCTGGCCGAGGCGAGCGTGCTGGGCAGCCTGGACAGCGTGCGTCTGCTGGGCACCAACGACGTGTACATGCCGATCACGCCGATGTTCCACGTGCATGCCTGGGGTATTCCCTACGTGGCCACCATGCTCGGCATCAAGCAGGTCTATCCGGGCCGCTACGACCCGGAATTGCTGGTCGAGCTGTGGAAAAAGGAAAAGGTCACCTTCTCCCACTGCGTGCCGACCATTCTGCAGATGGTGCTCAACGCCAAGGCGGGGCAGGGCGTGGACTTCAACGGCTGGAAGGTCATCATCGGCGGCAGCGCGCTGAACCGTGCACTGTACGAAACCTCCAAGGCGCGCGGCATCCAGCTGACCGCCGCATACGGCATGTCCGAGACCTGCCCGCTGATCTCCTGCGCGCACATCAACGATGAGATGGTGGCTGGCAGCGAGGATGAGCGCATCACCTATCGGATCAAGGCCGGCGTTCCGGTGCCGATGGTCGAAGCCGCCCTCATGGGCCCGGATGGCAGCCTGCTGCCGGCCGATGGCGAGACCCAGGGTGAGCTGGTACTGCGCGCGCCGTGGCTGACCATGGGCTACTTCAACGAACCGCAGAAAAGCGCCGAACTGTGGGAGCACGGCTGGCTGCACACCGGTGACGTGGCCACGCTGGATGACTTCGGTTTCATCGACATCCGCGACCGCATCAAGGATGTGATCAAGACCGGCGGCGAATGGCTGTCCTCGCTGGAACTGGAAGATTTGATCAGTCGTCACCCGGCCGTTCGCGAAGTGGCCGTGGTCGGTATCGCCGATCCGCAGTGGGGCGAGCGCCCGTTCGCCCTGCTGGTGCTGCGCGATGGTCAGCAGCTGGATGCCAAAGGCCTGAAGGAACACCTCAAACCTTTCGTCGAACAGGGGCATATCAACAAGTGGGCGATACCCAGTCAGATCGCCGTTGTTACCGATATTCCCAAAACCAGCGTTGGCAAACTGGACAAGAAACGAATTCGTCTGGATATCGTTCAGTGGCAGGCGGCAGGGAGCGAATTTCTCTCTACTCTCTAG
- a CDS encoding thiolase family protein, with amino-acid sequence MSDIVIVSGARTPMGGFQGSLSGVAAVDLGAIAIREAVARAGIQPEDVQEVIMGCVLPAGLKQGPARQASLNAGLPAATGCTTINKLCGSGMKAVMQAFDALKAGSNSVMIAGGMESMSNAPYVIEKARSGLRMGHGEIKDHMFLDGLEDARTGRLMGSFAQETADQYGITREQMDAYAIESLKRAQAAIQSGELASEIVPVTVTSRKGEVVVKDDEQPLNANLEKIPGLKPAFRKDGTITAANASSISDGASALVLMTADEAARRGLKPLARIVAHATQSQDPSEFTIAPIGAMSNLFKKTGWNKDDVDLFEINEAFAMVTMLAMREHGLDHAKVNVFGGACAQGHPVGSTGSRLIVTLINALQKKGGKRGVASLCIGGGEATAVAIELL; translated from the coding sequence ATGTCCGATATCGTCATCGTCAGCGGCGCCCGCACCCCCATGGGTGGCTTCCAGGGCAGCCTGTCCGGCGTTGCCGCTGTGGATCTTGGCGCCATCGCCATCCGCGAGGCGGTAGCCCGTGCCGGCATCCAGCCGGAAGATGTGCAGGAAGTGATCATGGGCTGCGTACTGCCTGCCGGCCTCAAGCAGGGGCCGGCGCGTCAAGCCTCGCTGAATGCCGGCCTGCCAGCGGCCACAGGCTGCACCACCATCAACAAGCTCTGCGGCTCCGGCATGAAGGCCGTGATGCAGGCCTTCGATGCACTCAAGGCCGGCAGCAACAGCGTGATGATCGCGGGCGGCATGGAAAGCATGTCCAACGCCCCCTATGTGATCGAAAAGGCCCGCAGCGGCCTGCGCATGGGCCATGGCGAGATCAAGGACCACATGTTCCTCGATGGCCTGGAAGACGCTCGCACCGGCCGCCTGATGGGCTCCTTCGCCCAGGAAACTGCCGACCAGTACGGCATCACCCGCGAGCAGATGGACGCCTACGCCATAGAGTCGCTCAAGCGTGCCCAGGCTGCGATCCAGAGCGGCGAGCTGGCCAGCGAGATCGTTCCGGTCACCGTCACCAGCCGCAAGGGCGAGGTGGTGGTCAAGGACGACGAACAACCGCTCAACGCCAATCTGGAGAAGATTCCGGGTCTCAAGCCGGCGTTCCGCAAGGACGGCACCATCACCGCCGCCAACGCCAGCTCGATTTCCGATGGTGCCAGCGCCTTGGTGCTGATGACTGCCGATGAAGCGGCCCGCCGCGGCCTCAAGCCGCTGGCCAGGATCGTCGCCCACGCCACCCAGAGCCAGGACCCGAGCGAATTCACCATCGCGCCGATCGGCGCCATGAGCAACCTGTTCAAGAAGACCGGCTGGAACAAGGACGATGTCGACCTGTTCGAGATCAACGAAGCGTTCGCCATGGTCACCATGCTGGCCATGCGTGAACACGGCCTCGACCACGCCAAGGTCAACGTCTTCGGCGGCGCCTGTGCCCAGGGCCACCCGGTCGGCTCCACGGGTTCGCGCCTGATCGTGACGCTGATCAACGCCCTGCAGAAGAAAGGCGGCAAGCGCGGTGTGGCCTCGCTGTGCATCGGCGGTGGCGAAGCCACTGCGGTGGCCATCGAACTGCTCTGA
- a CDS encoding LysE family transporter, which yields MYWAEFLTVALIHLLAVASPGPDFAIVVRESVAHGRRAGVWTAAGVGMGIFVHVGYSLLGIGLIVSQSIVLFNALKWLAAAYLLYIGIKALRAKPAAEGALDVTGDGQARAPLAAFMTGFVTNGLNPKATLFFLSLFTVVINPHTPLAVQAGYGVYLAFATALWFCLVALLFSQSRVRAGFARMGHWFDRVMGAVLIGLGVKLAFSELR from the coding sequence ATGTACTGGGCGGAATTTCTCACCGTTGCCCTGATCCATCTGCTGGCTGTGGCCAGTCCTGGGCCGGACTTTGCCATCGTGGTTCGCGAGAGCGTGGCGCATGGCCGACGTGCCGGTGTCTGGACCGCTGCCGGTGTCGGCATGGGGATCTTCGTGCACGTCGGCTATTCATTGCTTGGGATCGGCCTGATCGTGTCGCAGTCGATCGTTCTGTTCAACGCGCTGAAATGGCTGGCGGCGGCTTACCTGCTGTATATCGGCATCAAGGCGTTGCGTGCCAAGCCGGCGGCCGAGGGCGCGCTGGACGTGACGGGGGATGGCCAGGCGCGCGCGCCGCTAGCGGCGTTCATGACCGGTTTTGTCACCAATGGGCTGAACCCCAAGGCCACGCTGTTCTTCCTGTCCCTGTTCACCGTGGTGATCAACCCGCACACGCCGCTGGCGGTGCAGGCCGGTTATGGCGTGTACCTGGCGTTCGCCACCGCGCTGTGGTTCTGCCTGGTGGCGCTGCTGTTCAGCCAGTCGCGGGTGCGCGCCGGCTTCGCGCGGATGGGCCATTGGTTCGACCGGGTCATGGGCGCCGTATTGATCGGCCTGGGGGTGAAGCTGGCGTTCAGCGAGCTGCGCTGA
- a CDS encoding 2-hydroxyacid dehydrogenase — MTSSTRAVFLDHASLDLGDLDLQPLRQAFDELVLHSSSQPGDIAQRLQGAHVAISNKVALDAASLAACPELKLILISATGTNNVDLAAARQQGITVCNCQGYGTPSVAQHTLLLLLALATRLPDYQQAVRGGAWQQAAQFCLLDFPIIELEGKTLGLLGHGELGGAVARLAEAFGMRVLLGALPGRPPRADRVPLDELLPQVDALTLHCPLTEQTRNLIGKAELARMKPTALLINTARGGLVDEQALADTLRAGHLGGAAFDVLTEEPPRQGNPLLAGDIPRLIITPHSAWGSREARQRIVGQLSENAAAFFAGTPQRVVS, encoded by the coding sequence ATGACCAGCAGCACCCGAGCAGTATTCCTTGATCACGCCTCTCTCGACCTCGGCGACCTTGATCTGCAGCCCCTGCGCCAGGCGTTCGACGAGCTGGTACTGCATTCAAGTAGCCAGCCTGGCGACATCGCCCAGCGTCTGCAGGGAGCACACGTGGCGATCAGCAACAAGGTGGCGCTCGACGCCGCTAGCCTCGCCGCCTGCCCGGAGCTGAAGCTGATCCTGATCTCGGCCACCGGCACCAACAACGTCGACCTCGCGGCCGCTCGCCAGCAGGGCATTACCGTGTGCAACTGCCAGGGCTACGGCACGCCATCGGTGGCCCAGCACACGCTGCTCCTGCTACTGGCCCTGGCCACTCGCCTGCCCGACTACCAGCAGGCCGTGCGCGGCGGTGCCTGGCAACAGGCAGCGCAGTTCTGCCTGCTCGACTTCCCGATCATCGAGCTGGAAGGCAAGACCCTCGGCCTGCTCGGCCACGGTGAACTCGGTGGTGCCGTGGCGCGCCTGGCAGAAGCCTTCGGCATGCGCGTGCTGCTCGGCGCCCTGCCCGGCCGGCCGCCACGCGCCGACCGTGTTCCGCTGGACGAACTGCTGCCCCAGGTGGACGCCCTGACCCTGCACTGCCCGCTCACCGAGCAGACACGCAACCTGATTGGCAAGGCAGAACTGGCGCGGATGAAGCCCACCGCCCTGCTGATCAACACCGCCCGCGGTGGCCTGGTCGACGAGCAGGCGCTAGCCGATACCCTGCGCGCCGGCCACTTGGGCGGCGCGGCGTTCGACGTGCTCACCGAGGAACCGCCGCGTCAGGGCAACCCGCTGCTCGCAGGCGATATCCCGCGACTGATCATCACCCCGCACAGTGCCTGGGGCAGCCGCGAGGCACGCCAGCGCATCGTCGGCCAGCTCAGCGAAAACGCCGCCGCATTCTTCGCCGGCACGCCGCAACGCGTGGTCAGCTGA
- a CDS encoding class I SAM-dependent methyltransferase, translated as MDPRSEVLLRQADLFQGDLLLAGLPADDLLAQLPTAHGWSWHAGEQHTLLTRFGERSHFGTQAPERAFSAAVLFLPKSRELTAYLLQALAARLGGGLLYLVGEKRAGIERAAKQLAVYGKPRKLDSARHCQLWQVSIDQAPAVPDLDALAQRYELQLADGPLQVLSLPGVFSHGRLDRGSALLLEHLDGLPGGHLLDFGCGAGVLGAVLKRRYPDSCVSLLDVDAFAAASSRLTLAANGLEGEVICADGIAAAPSELTAILSNPPFHQGVHTHYQASEDLLRQAREHLNKGGELRLVANSFLTYPPLIEIHLGPCRTLGKADGFSIYSARRG; from the coding sequence ATGGACCCCCGAAGCGAAGTACTGCTGCGTCAGGCAGACCTCTTCCAGGGCGACCTGCTGCTCGCCGGCCTGCCGGCCGATGACCTGCTCGCGCAGTTGCCAACAGCCCACGGCTGGAGCTGGCATGCCGGCGAACAGCACACCCTGCTGACTCGCTTTGGCGAACGCAGCCACTTCGGTACCCAGGCGCCCGAACGCGCCTTCTCAGCTGCCGTGCTGTTCCTGCCCAAGTCCCGCGAGCTGACCGCCTACCTGCTGCAGGCCCTGGCCGCGCGCCTGGGCGGCGGCCTGCTGTACCTGGTCGGCGAAAAACGCGCCGGCATCGAGCGCGCCGCCAAGCAGCTCGCCGTCTACGGAAAACCACGCAAGCTGGACAGCGCGCGGCATTGTCAGCTGTGGCAGGTCAGCATCGACCAGGCACCAGCGGTACCGGACCTCGACGCCCTGGCACAACGCTACGAACTGCAGCTGGCCGACGGCCCGTTGCAGGTGCTCAGCCTGCCCGGCGTATTCAGCCACGGTCGCCTGGATCGCGGCAGCGCCCTGCTGCTCGAACACCTCGACGGCCTTCCCGGCGGCCACCTGCTCGACTTCGGTTGCGGCGCTGGCGTGCTCGGTGCGGTCCTCAAGCGCCGCTACCCGGACAGCTGCGTCAGCCTGCTGGATGTCGATGCCTTCGCCGCCGCCAGCAGCCGCCTGACCCTGGCCGCCAATGGTTTGGAGGGCGAGGTAATCTGCGCTGACGGCATCGCCGCCGCCCCCTCGGAACTGACGGCGATTCTCAGCAACCCGCCGTTTCACCAAGGCGTACACACCCACTACCAAGCCAGCGAAGACCTGCTGCGCCAGGCCCGCGAGCACCTGAACAAGGGCGGCGAGCTGCGCCTGGTGGCCAACAGCTTCCTCACGTACCCACCGCTGATTGAAATCCACCTCGGCCCCTGTCGCACGCTGGGCAAGGCTGACGGTTTCAGCATCTACAGCGCCCGCCGCGGTTGA
- a CDS encoding amino acid permease gives MFATSPEGTPPTLKRALKARHLNMIAIGGSIGTGLFVASGSTVASAGPGGALAAYALIGIMVFFLMTSLGELAAYMPDSGSFCTYGSRFIDQGFGFAMGWNYWYNWAVTIAAELVAAQLVMSFWFPDVPGLYWSGLFLALMFLLNFFSVKGFGESEFWFALIKVVAVVIFIGIGLASIFGIMSGVDSPGFSNFTDGDAPFVGGLQAMIGVAMIAGFSFQGTELIGVAAGESENPRKTIPVAIRQVFWRILMFYILSIFIIGMLIPYTDPNLLKTGDDNISTSPFTLLFERAGLAAAAGVMNAVILSAILSAGNSGMYASTRMLYTMATQGKAPRLFARLSRSGVPRYALYATTLVGMLCFFTTFVGDKTVYTWLLNTSGMCGFIVWLGVAASHYRFRKGFLAQGGNLTDLPYRAKWFPFGPLFAFSLCLAITLGQNYQAFIGDQVDWAGLVATYVSLPLFLAIWLGYRLKHGSCFVRYEEMDVSPTRGETP, from the coding sequence GTGTTCGCCACATCCCCGGAAGGCACGCCGCCGACCCTCAAGCGCGCACTCAAGGCGCGCCACCTGAACATGATCGCCATCGGCGGCTCGATCGGCACCGGCCTGTTCGTCGCCTCCGGCAGCACGGTGGCCAGCGCCGGTCCCGGCGGCGCGCTGGCCGCCTATGCGCTGATCGGCATCATGGTGTTCTTCCTGATGACCAGCCTCGGCGAGCTGGCCGCCTACATGCCCGACTCCGGCTCGTTCTGCACCTACGGCAGCCGTTTCATCGACCAGGGCTTCGGCTTCGCCATGGGCTGGAACTACTGGTACAACTGGGCCGTGACCATCGCCGCCGAGCTGGTGGCGGCGCAGCTGGTGATGAGCTTCTGGTTCCCCGACGTGCCGGGGCTGTACTGGAGCGGGCTGTTCCTGGCACTGATGTTCTTGCTCAACTTCTTCTCGGTGAAGGGCTTTGGCGAGAGCGAGTTCTGGTTCGCCCTGATCAAGGTCGTCGCCGTGGTGATCTTCATCGGCATTGGCCTGGCCAGCATTTTCGGCATCATGAGCGGCGTCGACTCGCCCGGCTTCAGCAACTTCACCGACGGTGACGCGCCCTTCGTCGGCGGCCTGCAGGCGATGATCGGGGTGGCGATGATCGCCGGCTTCTCGTTCCAGGGTACCGAGCTGATCGGCGTCGCCGCCGGTGAGTCGGAAAACCCGCGCAAAACCATTCCTGTAGCAATCCGCCAGGTGTTCTGGCGCATCCTGATGTTCTACATCCTGTCGATCTTCATCATCGGCATGCTGATTCCCTACACCGACCCGAACCTGCTGAAGACCGGCGACGACAACATCAGCACCTCGCCCTTCACCCTGCTGTTCGAGCGTGCCGGGCTGGCCGCAGCCGCCGGGGTGATGAACGCGGTGATCCTCTCGGCGATTCTCTCGGCCGGCAACTCGGGGATGTACGCCTCCACCCGCATGCTCTACACCATGGCCACCCAGGGCAAAGCGCCGCGCCTGTTCGCCCGCCTGTCGCGCAGCGGCGTGCCGCGTTACGCGCTGTACGCCACCACGCTGGTCGGCATGCTGTGTTTCTTCACTACCTTCGTCGGCGACAAGACGGTCTACACCTGGCTGCTCAACACCTCGGGCATGTGCGGCTTCATCGTCTGGCTGGGCGTGGCCGCCTCACACTATCGCTTTCGCAAGGGCTTCCTCGCCCAGGGTGGGAACCTCACGGATCTGCCGTACCGTGCCAAGTGGTTCCCGTTCGGTCCGCTGTTCGCCTTCAGCCTGTGCCTGGCGATCACCCTGGGGCAAAACTATCAGGCCTTCATCGGCGATCAGGTCGACTGGGCCGGGCTGGTCGCCACCTACGTCAGCCTGCCGTTGTTCCTCGCCATCTGGCTGGGCTACCGCCTGAAACACGGCAGCTGCTTCGTGCGCTACGAAGAGATGGACGTCAGCCCGACGCGCGGCGAAACGCCATAA
- a CDS encoding TMEM165/GDT1 family protein codes for MESLFVPTGIVALAEIGDKTQLLALLLACRFRRPWPIIWGIVIATLANHAAAGAVGNWVASFFSPTALRWILAGSFAAVALWTLIPDKLDDDEESHLKRFGPFLTTLIAFFLAEMGDKTQVATIMLAAQYPDFLMVVIGTTLGMLIANVPVVLAGNFAADRLPLTLIRRLAALAFAALAIYAACQALGLGASG; via the coding sequence TTGGAATCCCTGTTCGTCCCTACCGGAATCGTCGCGCTAGCCGAAATCGGCGACAAGACGCAGCTGCTCGCCCTGTTGCTGGCCTGCCGCTTCCGTCGGCCCTGGCCGATCATCTGGGGCATCGTCATCGCCACCCTGGCCAATCACGCCGCCGCCGGCGCCGTGGGCAACTGGGTCGCCAGCTTCTTTTCACCCACCGCCCTGCGCTGGATCCTCGCCGGCAGCTTCGCCGCCGTTGCCCTGTGGACGCTGATCCCCGACAAGCTCGACGATGACGAGGAATCCCATCTCAAGCGCTTCGGCCCGTTCCTCACCACGCTGATCGCCTTTTTCCTCGCCGAGATGGGCGACAAGACCCAGGTGGCGACCATCATGCTGGCCGCACAGTACCCGGACTTCCTCATGGTGGTGATCGGCACGACCCTGGGCATGCTGATCGCCAACGTGCCGGTGGTACTGGCCGGCAACTTCGCTGCCGATCGTCTGCCACTGACGCTCATTCGTCGCCTCGCCGCACTGGCCTTCGCTGCCCTCGCCATCTACGCGGCCTGTCAGGCACTGGGGCTCGGCGCCAGCGGCTGA
- a CDS encoding ester cyclase, producing the protein MSLDEMKKRVRQHIELSWNKGHLALAEQLHSADFLYKSSFVGRPLGSAAFTGMVREIRQAMPDLEVVLEECIAEGQKVVTWSTLIGTIQKPALGYPPSDKVLSISAMAFWTLTPAGEIREICTMFDMESFRAQLGLETRPYAEKALP; encoded by the coding sequence ATGTCACTGGATGAGATGAAGAAACGGGTGCGTCAGCACATCGAGCTGAGCTGGAACAAAGGCCACCTGGCCCTGGCCGAACAGCTGCACAGCGCCGACTTTCTCTACAAGAGTTCCTTCGTCGGCCGCCCCCTGGGCAGTGCGGCCTTCACCGGCATGGTGCGGGAAATCCGCCAGGCCATGCCGGACCTGGAAGTGGTGCTCGAAGAGTGCATCGCCGAAGGGCAGAAGGTGGTGACCTGGAGCACCCTGATCGGCACCATCCAGAAACCTGCGCTGGGCTACCCGCCCAGCGACAAGGTCCTCAGCATCTCGGCCATGGCCTTCTGGACCCTCACGCCCGCTGGCGAGATCCGCGAGATCTGCACCATGTTCGACATGGAAAGCTTCCGCGCCCAGCTCGGCCTGGAAACCCGCCCCTACGCCGAAAAAGCCCTGCCTTAA
- a CDS encoding M48 family metallopeptidase, whose translation MNNLFRLSALAVCCALAACQAVNTTSGGAVGVERKQYMFSMLSTDQVNQMYAQSYQQTLSEASGKGVLDKSSANAKRLQAIAARLIKQAPVFRADAAQWPWEVNLIDSEELNANCGPGGKIIFYSGLIEKLQLSDDEIAAVMGHEIAHALREHSREAMSKAYGIEVAKQGAGALLGLGENSMVLADTAVQYGMTLPNSRGNENEADIIGLELSARAGYNPNAAVGLWQKMSKAGGGSQPEFMSTHPASSNRIASLQAAIPKVMPLYEQAKGQR comes from the coding sequence ATGAATAATCTGTTTCGTCTGTCGGCCTTGGCAGTCTGCTGCGCCCTGGCGGCGTGCCAGGCGGTGAATACCACCAGTGGCGGCGCGGTGGGCGTGGAGCGCAAGCAGTACATGTTCAGCATGCTGTCGACCGACCAGGTCAATCAGATGTATGCGCAGTCCTACCAGCAGACCCTGAGCGAAGCGTCGGGCAAGGGCGTGCTGGACAAGAGCAGCGCCAACGCCAAGCGCCTGCAGGCCATCGCCGCGCGGCTGATCAAGCAGGCCCCGGTGTTCCGCGCCGATGCCGCGCAGTGGCCGTGGGAGGTCAACCTGATCGACAGCGAGGAGCTGAATGCCAACTGCGGGCCCGGCGGCAAGATCATCTTCTACAGCGGCCTGATCGAGAAGCTGCAGCTCAGCGACGACGAGATTGCCGCGGTCATGGGCCACGAGATCGCCCACGCCCTGCGCGAGCACAGCCGCGAAGCCATGTCCAAGGCCTATGGCATCGAGGTGGCGAAGCAGGGCGCCGGTGCGCTGCTCGGCCTCGGTGAGAACAGCATGGTGCTGGCCGACACTGCAGTGCAGTACGGCATGACCCTGCCCAACAGCCGTGGCAACGAGAACGAGGCAGACATCATCGGCCTGGAGCTGTCGGCGCGTGCCGGTTACAACCCGAACGCGGCGGTCGGCCTGTGGCAGAAGATGAGCAAGGCCGGTGGCGGCTCGCAGCCGGAATTCATGAGCACGCACCCGGCGTCGAGCAATCGCATCGCCTCGCTGCAGGCGGCGATCCCCAAGGTGATGCCGCTGTACGAGCAGGCCAAGGGCCAGCGCTGA
- a CDS encoding methyl-accepting chemotaxis protein, which yields MAEIDQVATAVHEMTATAQDVARNATHAAEAANHADRSANDGKRIVQNTSNAIAVLATEIGRAVGVVQTLAKDSENINAILVAIRGIAEQTNLLALNAAIEAARAGEQGRGFAVVADEVRNLAQKTQQATEEIQSMIQQLQSGTREVVNVMEHSQTKTDDSVQQAAAAAEALEAITQAVSVINDMNTQIASAAEEQSAVAEDINRNVTNIGQVAAEVAGGADEASAASAELTKLAEQQRRLINQFRV from the coding sequence ATGGCCGAGATCGATCAGGTCGCCACCGCCGTGCACGAGATGACCGCCACCGCACAGGACGTGGCGCGCAACGCCACCCACGCTGCCGAGGCCGCCAACCACGCCGACCGCTCGGCCAACGACGGCAAGCGCATCGTGCAGAACACCTCCAACGCGATCGCCGTGCTGGCCACCGAAATCGGCCGTGCCGTGGGCGTCGTGCAGACCCTGGCCAAGGACAGCGAGAACATCAACGCCATCCTCGTGGCCATTCGCGGCATTGCCGAGCAGACCAACCTGCTCGCGCTCAACGCCGCCATCGAGGCCGCCCGTGCCGGCGAGCAGGGCCGCGGTTTTGCCGTGGTCGCCGACGAGGTGCGCAACCTGGCGCAGAAGACCCAGCAGGCCACCGAAGAAATCCAGTCGATGATCCAGCAACTGCAGAGCGGCACGCGCGAAGTGGTCAATGTCATGGAGCACAGCCAGACCAAGACCGACGACAGCGTGCAGCAGGCCGCAGCCGCGGCCGAGGCGCTGGAGGCGATCACCCAGGCGGTGTCGGTGATCAACGACATGAACACGCAGATCGCCAGTGCGGCCGAGGAGCAGAGCGCGGTGGCCGAGGACATCAACCGCAACGTCACCAACATCGGCCAGGTTGCCGCGGAAGTGGCCGGCGGTGCCGACGAGGCCAGCGCGGCCAGCGCCGAGTTGACCAAGCTGGCCGAACAGCAGCGCCGGCTGATCAACCAGTTCCGCGTGTGA
- the ispD gene encoding 2-C-methyl-D-erythritol 4-phosphate cytidylyltransferase has protein sequence MSAAVLPAFWVIIPAAGIGSRMRADRPKQYLELAGRTLLEHTLDCFLDHPRLKGLVLPLAADDPWWPALPVAGDARVRRVEGGSERADSVLNGLLHLLELGAKADDWVLVHDAARPNLARADLDQLLAELADDPVGGLLAVPARDTLKRVGADGRVAETVDRSVIWQAFTPQMFRFSALHRALADALVAGVAVTDEASAMEWAGLFPRLIEGRADNLKVTRPEDLDWLRQRWAHKG, from the coding sequence ATGAGCGCGGCAGTCCTGCCGGCGTTCTGGGTGATCATCCCGGCGGCCGGAATCGGCTCGCGCATGCGTGCCGACCGTCCCAAGCAATACCTCGAACTGGCCGGGCGCACCTTGCTCGAGCACACCCTCGACTGCTTTCTCGACCACCCCCGGCTCAAGGGCCTGGTGCTGCCGCTGGCGGCAGACGACCCGTGGTGGCCGGCGTTGCCGGTGGCGGGCGATGCACGCGTTCGTCGCGTCGAGGGCGGCAGCGAGCGTGCCGACTCGGTGCTCAACGGGTTACTGCACCTGCTCGAGCTGGGCGCCAAGGCCGATGACTGGGTGCTGGTGCACGACGCCGCGCGGCCGAACCTGGCGCGCGCCGATCTCGATCAGCTGCTCGCCGAGCTGGCCGACGACCCGGTTGGCGGCCTGCTCGCCGTACCGGCGCGCGACACCCTCAAACGCGTGGGCGCCGATGGGCGTGTGGCAGAGACCGTCGACCGCAGCGTGATCTGGCAGGCGTTTACCCCGCAGATGTTTCGTTTCTCCGCCTTGCACCGGGCCCTGGCCGACGCGCTGGTCGCGGGCGTGGCGGTGACCGACGAAGCTTCGGCGATGGAGTGGGCAGGGCTGTTCCCGCGCCTGATCGAGGGGCGCGCGGACAACCTCAAGGTGACCCGCCCGGAAGACCTCGACTGGCTTCGCCAGCGCTGGGCGCACAAGGGCTAG
- the ftsB gene encoding cell division protein FtsB has product MAKAPYWLFVVLVLVLSGLQYRLWVGDGSLAQVTDLKRQIAEQAGENERLLERNQILEAEVMELKKGTETVEERARHELGMVKEGETLYQLAE; this is encoded by the coding sequence ATGGCTAAAGCCCCCTACTGGTTGTTCGTCGTACTGGTGCTGGTTCTTTCCGGCCTGCAGTACCGCTTGTGGGTGGGTGACGGAAGCCTGGCCCAGGTGACCGACCTGAAGCGGCAAATTGCCGAACAGGCGGGCGAGAACGAGCGTCTGCTGGAGCGCAACCAGATCCTCGAAGCCGAGGTGATGGAGCTGAAGAAGGGCACCGAGACCGTCGAGGAGCGTGCCCGTCACGAACTCGGTATGGTCAAAGAGGGCGAGACCCTCTATCAGTTGGCCGAATGA